A genomic region of Chloracidobacterium sp. contains the following coding sequences:
- a CDS encoding 3-hydroxyacyl-CoA dehydrogenase/enoyl-CoA hydratase family protein, whose translation MAAVLGAGTMGAGIAAHLANAGIQTLLLDIAPSELTPDEAAKGLSLESSLVRNRIVNSLFDAAKKLKPAPFMHGDNARLITTGNFTDDIAKLKECDLVIEAVVENLDIKHKLFAEVEKNRKPGAVIASNTSGIPIDAIAGPFSDDFKRHFVGIHFFNPPRYMKLVEVIPGTATSGEIACKISGFLDQRLGKGVVPAKDRPNFIANRIGTFGMMATVHEMLEMGFTPTEIDQITGKAIGHASSATFRTSDLVGLDVLVHVNKNLYPAVPDDEDRDVFLVPDVINTMLEKKMLGDKTQGGFYKKSKDAEGNRQILELDLETFGYKPQQKSKFPSLDAAKAIEDTDKRINKLVWGDDRVADFLWKTMSRTFRYSANRIPEIADTVVEIDNAIKWGFGWTIGVFESWDAIGVVESIERMKAEGQAVPANIEKMLASGATSFYKRENGETSFYDLNEGAYKPVPKRPGVTILKDVKERTGTIKTNPGASLIDLGDGVACLEFHSKMNSIGGDTVQMMNFAIDEVERNFAGLVVGNQGGNFSAGANIMMLLLAAQEEEWDDINMMVAALQNSVMRLRYSQKPVVTAPYGLTLGGGCEIAMHGNKVRAAAETYIGLVEVGVGVIPAGGGTKEMTMRAMDAWAKAPDSDPLQFLKKTFETVGMGKVATSAQEGRAFGFLRDSDAISMNGDRLIQDAKQVVLNLDAAGWVAPVERTDITVLGEAAESALKLALHMMKRGGYISDHDELIGRKLAHIMAGGTINHRTQVTERYLLDLEREAFVSLCGERKTQERIAAMLKTGKPLRN comes from the coding sequence ATGGCGGCCGTGCTCGGTGCAGGTACAATGGGAGCTGGTATCGCGGCGCACTTGGCAAACGCGGGAATTCAGACGTTGCTGCTCGACATTGCCCCGTCCGAGCTCACACCGGATGAGGCCGCTAAAGGCCTGTCTCTCGAATCGTCGCTGGTGCGAAACCGCATCGTCAATTCCCTGTTCGATGCGGCAAAGAAACTAAAGCCCGCACCGTTCATGCATGGCGACAATGCTCGGCTGATCACGACGGGCAACTTCACCGACGACATCGCAAAACTCAAGGAATGCGACCTCGTGATCGAGGCCGTCGTCGAGAATCTCGACATCAAGCACAAGCTCTTTGCCGAGGTCGAAAAGAACCGCAAGCCGGGGGCCGTGATCGCCTCGAACACCAGCGGCATTCCGATCGATGCCATCGCCGGCCCCTTTTCGGACGATTTTAAGCGGCATTTCGTCGGCATTCATTTCTTTAATCCGCCGCGCTACATGAAGCTCGTCGAAGTGATCCCAGGCACGGCAACCAGTGGCGAGATCGCGTGTAAAATATCCGGCTTTCTCGACCAGCGGCTTGGCAAGGGCGTTGTTCCGGCAAAGGACCGGCCGAACTTTATCGCTAATCGCATCGGCACTTTCGGAATGATGGCGACCGTTCACGAGATGCTCGAGATGGGCTTTACGCCGACCGAGATCGACCAGATCACGGGAAAAGCGATCGGCCATGCGTCATCGGCGACATTCCGCACTTCGGATCTTGTCGGACTCGACGTGCTGGTTCACGTCAATAAAAATCTCTACCCGGCCGTCCCCGACGACGAGGACCGCGATGTGTTTCTCGTGCCCGACGTCATTAACACGATGCTCGAGAAAAAGATGCTCGGTGACAAAACGCAGGGTGGATTTTACAAGAAATCAAAAGACGCCGAGGGCAATCGCCAGATCCTCGAACTCGATCTAGAAACATTCGGATACAAGCCCCAGCAGAAGAGCAAATTCCCCTCGCTCGATGCGGCAAAGGCTATCGAGGACACCGACAAACGTATCAATAAACTCGTCTGGGGCGACGACCGTGTGGCGGATTTTCTTTGGAAAACAATGTCACGCACGTTTCGCTATTCAGCCAACCGCATCCCTGAGATCGCCGATACGGTTGTCGAGATCGACAATGCGATCAAGTGGGGCTTTGGCTGGACGATCGGCGTTTTTGAATCGTGGGATGCGATAGGCGTCGTCGAATCCATCGAACGAATGAAGGCCGAGGGCCAGGCCGTTCCTGCGAATATCGAAAAGATGCTCGCATCAGGAGCGACATCGTTCTACAAACGGGAGAACGGCGAGACGAGTTTTTACGATCTCAACGAGGGCGCATACAAACCTGTTCCCAAACGCCCCGGCGTCACGATCCTCAAAGATGTGAAGGAACGCACCGGTACGATCAAGACGAATCCCGGCGCATCGCTCATCGACCTCGGCGATGGCGTCGCGTGCCTCGAGTTTCATTCAAAGATGAATTCGATCGGCGGCGATACGGTGCAGATGATGAACTTCGCGATCGATGAGGTCGAGCGGAACTTCGCCGGTCTCGTCGTCGGCAATCAGGGCGGGAATTTCTCGGCCGGAGCCAACATCATGATGCTCCTGCTTGCCGCCCAGGAAGAGGAATGGGACGACATCAACATGATGGTCGCCGCTCTGCAAAACTCCGTGATGCGGCTCAGGTATTCACAAAAGCCCGTCGTTACGGCCCCGTACGGCCTCACGCTCGGCGGCGGCTGTGAGATCGCCATGCACGGTAACAAAGTTCGCGCGGCGGCGGAAACTTACATCGGCCTCGTCGAGGTCGGCGTCGGCGTCATCCCGGCGGGCGGCGGCACAAAGGAGATGACCATGCGGGCAATGGATGCATGGGCAAAGGCTCCCGATTCCGATCCGCTGCAGTTCCTCAAGAAAACGTTCGAGACGGTTGGCATGGGCAAGGTCGCGACGAGTGCTCAGGAAGGACGAGCGTTCGGCTTTCTACGCGATAGCGATGCGATCTCGATGAACGGTGACCGGCTCATTCAGGATGCGAAACAGGTGGTGCTGAATCTCGACGCCGCCGGCTGGGTCGCGCCCGTCGAGCGGACCGACATCACGGTCCTCGGCGAGGCGGCCGAGTCCGCG